AACCGACCGCGTGCCCGTGCCGCTTGCAAGCCCGCCTTCGTCCGTTCTCTGATCAAATTCCGTTCGAACTCGGCTAGAGCTCCAAAGATGTGAAACACCAACTTACCGGTGGAAGTGGACGTATCGATGTTCTCCTGCAAACTCTTCAGCGCAATGCCTTCCCCTTCCAGATAGGTCATCCACTCAATTAGATTGCGTAGCGATCGGCCCAGTCGGTCCAACCGCCAGATTACGAGGGTATCACCCGTCCGCAATAGGTCTTTAAGCTGTTGCAGGCCCGGTCGATGCGCAAGCGCACCACTCAGCTGATCAGTAATGATTTTCTGACACCCTGCTCGTTGCAAGGCATCCCGCTGCAAGTCGAGGTGCTGGTCAACCGTAGAAACACGTGCGTAACCGATGAGCATGGCTCGTAAGATTCTGCCTGATAATAAGTTACGAATAAAAGCCCAGAATACCCTCCTTTTTTGGACCACCCCACTCCCCTACCCTTCGGATGCTTTATTTCCGTGCAAATCCGGTCCAATAACCCGGTCCACGAATCAACGTCCAATTACCTTGCTCCATTACTGGCTTTTTAGACGCACGTTGCTTCCACTAGGGGCCCGGATGCGATTAATCCTCCTGCTCTTGCTGTCGATACTGTTCCCAGGAGGCTCGAATTTGCGCTAGGTGCCGCTGGCCGCCGTGCGCCGACGAGCGGAAGCCTTCCCCGCTACTAGTCGAGACATTCCTCCAGCACCTGCAATCCCGGCGGCATGTCTAGGTAGTCCACCGCGGGGAATTGCTGAAGTCGCGCTGATCATAGGCAGGGGCGGAAGTGCTGACGATATCGACTGGCGTGTCTCTTGGCGGCCACGCCTGCAGCAGTGGCCACTGTGGGCGTAGCCGTGGCAAAGATTCGAAAAGCGGATTCATACCGATTGCGGTAGGATGAGCCTGGTGAGCGGGTCGGGCTTGATCGATACCTTTCACCAGGCACCGAAGAAAAGTTTCGGCGCGCGAGGAGTGACTCCCCGCCCAAGGCGTAACCAATGGTAGAAGATCGCAGGGTTTATCCACGCCTCTACGCGGCTGCGGAAGGGAAATCCCACCTGGGAGATGCTTGTTTTTGTTAAATCTTAGTGCGAATTACATGAAATCTTGCAGCACATGGGGGAGCTCTGATTCGAGCAAATATGCGTGAATGCGTTGTAGACGAGTGGCAGGCGATACTGGCATTAATATAAGGAGCTAAATATTACTGGGGTAGCGGAGAGGGGTAGTAAAGCACTGTCGTTTGTGTCTATATAAATCCAAAAGAAGTACACTAACTTTGAGGTGCATTGCCCCCAGCTATCTCGGATAGCTATGTGTTACCAGTCGCATGTCATCCGCAGATGTAGGCAAGCTTCCAGGCAAGCGCATCACACACGCTGGTTTTTTTGTGCCTTAAGGCGAGAAATCAGGTGGGTAAGAAACTGTTACGTAATGCGTTGCAGGGCGTGGAATTCCCTAGCAACTTGCTGACGCGTAGAGTTTTAAGGAGTGTTAAGGGATCGAGTTAGAAGGCGATCCCTTTCTTTTTGCCTTGTTAAGAAAATAGAGGGTCATGTAGTCGTACTACCTTATGGTAGGTTGGAACTAAAAGGGGGGTGCGCTTTGACAGAGGCCATCCCTTTTTTGTGGGGCACTCTGGTAACGGGTGCATGTCGTCAGCACAACGTGGACAAAAGGGGGTAAGAAAGGAAGGAGGGCTTTTAGGAGTTAGTTAGCTTGTAGTAAAATAATTTTTTCTGTGTTGACTATATACAGTAAAAAGTAGTGGTTTCGTTTTATTTGCGTTTATACTTGTCTAGTTGCTCTTCCATTTCTTTTCGAGCGGACGGATACAATTTTCCGGCCCACACTTTGGCTTCCAACAGTTTAAGCTGGATCTGGTAAAGCTCTTTAAATTGAGTGGTTGATAGCCCCCGGGTAATGATGGCGTAACGGGTGAGGAGTTGGATCGTATCCTCACAAAAGTGCACTAACTGGACCGGAGAGGAACGGGTGAGTTCTTGCCCATCCAGGGAGTACCAGACAACTTCTTCTGGATAAAAACGGATTTCAAAATCGTCTGCCGCGGGATCGTTCCACAAGGCTTGTTTGCTGGCAGCGGAACCAACAAAGGGCCCGATGGCGAGATACGGTTTTCCGCCGCCAAAAATAAGCTCCCGATTCCGGGCGATATCCGATGCTGTGTCCGGCATGTGCTATCTTCCTAATTTGGTGATTTAAAAGCTTTCTTTGTCAGGTTATTCCTGTATAACCTTGTAAGCTTTCCCATCCATCGTATGGTCTCGCGTAAAAGTGCCTGAGCACGAGCCAACGCGATCAAGAGTTGACTAGAGATCGTTTGCGAAAGTGCTTTGTAGGTCAAGAATTGAATGACGTTTTCACTGTATTGTACAAATGCAGCTAGAGGAAGCCAGGCCGTTTCCTGTCCCGCTAGCGTAACCCACCGGATAGCGTCCTACTTTAAAATCCTCACACTCGCGGGTACTCTACACCTCAGGCCAAGCTGCGGAGCCAGTGCGACGGGGCAGATGGCGAAATACACCTCTGTTGCCAAAAACAACGCGACGGTTCTGTGCAAGGGCAGCGCTGGCTATTGCCCCAAACAACTATTTATTCGGTTTTCGAGTGCGACCGGCAAGGGTCCGACGATGTAACAGCCTTTAAGGGTACTGGAGATGATGCTTCGGTTTCGCTCAATTCTGCTTTCGCCTACTTCCCCCAACCTCGTGGTGTTTCAGCGCAAGGTGGTTCGACGCTCACATTTTTGTTGGGTGGCAGGCATGTACTCAGCTTTAGCGTAGTAGAAGCAAACGCCTGTTGGTGCATGTCCTTTACCTACTTTCTCAGAAGACTCAAGAGAAGAAGCGATAATACTACTTTATTTCGATAACGGAAATTATTCATCACTAAGTCGTCCTGAATGGGAAGCTTTCAATCCCTAGACTTACAAGAATATTCCTCTCTCCCCAAACGAACACTTGTACTCAGAAACCAAGCAGGTAAAAAACTGAATCTGAGTGCATTGCCGGTCGACTCACCAAGCTAATTTGCACTCCGCATAGGTAAAGATAAAAGTAGGTTCGTGGGGCCGCTTGATCAAGCGGCCCTTTCATAACTGATCTCTACCTGATTTGCGCCCCACGCGTCGCTTACTTTGAACAGTACCTTCGGTTCTATCCTAGTTAGGCTAAAACGCACTAACCGT
The nucleotide sequence above comes from Catalinimonas alkaloidigena. Encoded proteins:
- a CDS encoding recombinase family protein, encoding MLIGYARVSTVDQHLDLQRDALQRAGCQKIITDQLSGALAHRPGLQQLKDLLRTGDTLVIWRLDRLGRSLRNLIEWMTYLEGEGIALKSLQENIDTSTSTGKLVFHIFGALAEFERNLIRERTKAGLQAARARGRLGGRPRSLGVQKRKLIAQLYQQRQHTLKQISEMFGISKQTIYNIVSEQVQPLR